Below is a window of Methanosarcinales archaeon DNA.
CGCCTGTTTCACATTTCTTATTCTATTCGAATTGATACGTTACAGTCACATAAGCACTAACACTTACATCCCCGGGTGTGATGGGTGTGCTTCTTATACTCTCAGCCACCGCATATTCCATATAGGGGGCCGGACTTGTGAGACTGCCGCCGCTTGTGCTTGCCTGGACTGTCCCTGTGATCCTCACATCCAGAGCGCTGGCAAGAATATCAGCATCCGTTCTTGCAGCTTTC
It encodes the following:
- a CDS encoding SIMPL domain-containing protein (The SIMPL domain is named for its presence in mouse protein SIMPL (signalling molecule that associates with mouse pelle-like kinase). Bacterial member BP26, from Brucella, was shown to assemble into a channel-like structure, while YggE from E. coli has been associated with resistance to oxidative stress.) produces the protein MKPENIIKLETRQKAREEALKNAVKAARTDADILASALDVRITGTVQASTSGGSLTSPAPYMEYAVAESIRSTPITPGDVSVSAYVTVTYQFE